The following coding sequences lie in one Candidatus Paceibacterota bacterium genomic window:
- a CDS encoding DUF2200 domain-containing protein, whose translation MLKQNLYATSFAKVYPYYIAKAEKKGRTKAEVDKIICWLTGYTQKQFEKQLEKGTDFETFYTKAPKPNPKRSLIKGVICGVRVEEIKDKVMRELRYLDKLIDELAKGKPMEQILRK comes from the coding sequence ATGCTAAAACAAAATCTTTACGCCACATCGTTCGCCAAGGTTTATCCTTACTATATTGCCAAGGCGGAGAAAAAAGGACGCACGAAAGCGGAAGTTGATAAGATTATCTGCTGGTTAACCGGCTACACCCAAAAACAATTTGAAAAACAACTCGAAAAGGGAACTGACTTCGAGACTTTCTATACCAAAGCGCCTAAGCCTAACCCCAAGAGATCCTTAATAAAAGGCGTGATCTGTGGTGTTCGAGTTGAAGAAATTAAGGACAAAGTAATGCGAGAACTCCGTTATTTAGACAAACTGATTGATGAATTGGCCAAAGGAAAGCCTATGGAGCAAATTTTACGGAAGTAA
- a CDS encoding peptidoglycan DD-metalloendopeptidase family protein: MIFPTLKNKAFGYVNLNTEAELWLKDQKPALKENALLDPEVNTKMVADVHKKYGIDFSYGGWMEDRSFLGRGTYLEPLNTYLHLGVDINAPVGTEIAADFNAEVILIDDDYPEEGGWGPRVMLKHQSKPVYFIYGHLDKEISFTKGEKITKGQVFARIGKAPYNGNWFPHVHVQVIREDFYKQLEKENAVEDLDGYGSWENLANHAFRFPDPLQYISLT; encoded by the coding sequence ATGATTTTCCCGACCTTAAAAAATAAGGCCTTTGGGTATGTAAACCTAAATACTGAAGCGGAACTGTGGCTTAAAGATCAGAAACCAGCTTTAAAAGAAAATGCTTTACTTGATCCTGAAGTGAATACTAAAATGGTTGCTGATGTGCACAAAAAATATGGAATTGATTTTTCGTATGGTGGTTGGATGGAAGACAGAAGTTTTTTGGGGCGCGGAACATATCTTGAGCCTCTAAATACTTATCTCCACCTTGGTGTTGATATTAATGCCCCGGTTGGAACAGAAATAGCTGCCGATTTTAATGCAGAAGTGATTTTGATTGATGACGATTATCCGGAAGAAGGGGGTTGGGGACCAAGAGTTATGCTGAAACATCAATCAAAACCGGTGTATTTTATTTACGGACATTTGGACAAAGAAATTTCGTTTACGAAGGGAGAAAAAATTACAAAAGGACAAGTATTCGCCCGGATCGGTAAGGCTCCTTACAATGGAAATTGGTTTCCTCATGTACACGTTCAAGTAATTAGAGAGGATTTCTATAAACAGCTAGAAAAGGAAAATGCTGTAGAAGATCTTGATGGTTACGGCTCTTGGGAGAATTTAGCGAATCACGCTTTTAGATTTCCTGACCCACTCCAATACATATCACTTACATAG
- a CDS encoding IPT/TIG domain-containing protein produces MIKWNEYTWYSRLAALIVFILLLPILTFYLGVQYQKTADVLSLSANAPLPAGNYSNSGGSIPVTIVTSTTTSTTTVITTTSKPQINSLNPSSGSAGTEVTISGLNFDRNSNQITFGSSNGRHHPDGSADNVIANVGSADGKTLTFTVPASGPSGILCSSAGSCIGISALRLTSGTYPVSVINKNGTSNVVQFSLTE; encoded by the coding sequence ATGATCAAATGGAATGAGTATACTTGGTATTCGCGGCTTGCCGCTTTAATCGTCTTTATTCTTCTTCTGCCGATTTTGACTTTTTACTTGGGAGTTCAATATCAGAAAACTGCGGATGTTTTGAGTTTATCGGCGAATGCGCCGCTACCGGCTGGCAATTATTCAAATAGTGGAGGATCCATTCCAGTCACCATTGTAACTTCCACTACTACTTCCACCACCACTGTCATTACAACTACGAGCAAACCTCAAATCAATTCATTGAATCCCTCAAGTGGTAGCGCTGGCACAGAAGTAACTATTAGCGGTTTAAATTTTGATCGAAATTCCAATCAAATCACTTTTGGCAGTTCCAATGGTCGCCATCATCCGGATGGATCGGCTGATAACGTTATTGCCAATGTTGGTTCGGCTGATGGCAAAACTTTAACTTTTACCGTTCCCGCCAGTGGTCCATCCGGCATTCTTTGTAGCAGCGCCGGATCTTGTATTGGAATTTCCGCTCTGCGTCTAACTTCCGGAACTTATCCTGTCAGTGTCATCAATAAAAATGGCACTAGTAATGTTGTTCAATTTAGCCTGACTGAGTAA
- a CDS encoding endonuclease/exonuclease/phosphatase family protein yields MSTKIKIATLNLQSGVATTRGLHDFFLTGWRYWLPHSDAPIRQAGEILKKEGIQIAGVTEISEPSLRGGSESQLKVLSGSSDLAETHFYSSQKYGKFFFYEGNALLTQFPIKRFDSHRIYNKLMRMALEEGAIDVGGQKMSVFICHLALQTKNRRIQIGEIIEVLKDRSEPLILMGDFNTRKDKEARDLEVLLQKTPLNHCCSLPTYPSWNPKQPRDYIFLSHHFRSINCYIPKAKAFSDHLMLVVETELSD; encoded by the coding sequence ATGTCGACTAAAATCAAAATTGCCACTTTAAATCTTCAATCGGGAGTAGCTACTACCCGCGGTCTTCATGATTTCTTTTTAACTGGTTGGCGGTATTGGCTGCCTCATTCCGACGCCCCGATCAGACAGGCAGGAGAAATCCTTAAAAAAGAAGGGATTCAGATTGCCGGCGTAACTGAAATCTCGGAACCCTCACTTCGAGGAGGATCTGAATCACAACTCAAGGTTCTCTCCGGAAGCTCCGATCTGGCCGAAACTCATTTCTATTCGTCACAGAAGTACGGCAAATTCTTCTTTTATGAAGGAAATGCACTTCTGACGCAGTTTCCGATCAAGAGATTTGATTCGCATCGTATTTACAATAAATTGATGCGAATGGCACTGGAAGAAGGCGCGATCGATGTTGGGGGCCAGAAAATGAGTGTCTTCATTTGTCATTTGGCTCTTCAGACTAAAAATCGGCGAATTCAGATTGGAGAGATCATTGAAGTGCTGAAAGATCGGTCGGAGCCGTTAATCCTAATGGGCGATTTCAATACCAGAAAGGATAAGGAGGCACGGGATCTTGAGGTCTTGCTTCAGAAGACACCGCTAAATCATTGCTGTAGTCTCCCGACCTATCCTTCGTGGAATCCAAAGCAGCCGCGAGATTACATCTTTCTCAGCCATCATTTCCGGTCAATTAACTGCTACATTCCGAAAGCCAAGGCTTTTTCGGACCACTTAATGTTGGTGGTTGAAACGGAGCTGTCAGACTAA
- a CDS encoding S24 family peptidase, with translation MDHKDKIIGFYQKHGRLPGYKEMMSMLGFKSKNAVFKLINKLVDEGILNKDSNGRISLNSIFDEIPLLGLVEAGIPETAEEIRGDTISLEDFLVENKDSTYLLEVKGDSMIDAHIEEGDMVLVDRKGKPKEGDIVIAEVDGGWTMKYLRRDSRTGKHYLQPANKNYRNIYPEYEMKIAAIVRAVIRKY, from the coding sequence ATGGATCATAAAGATAAAATCATCGGTTTCTATCAAAAGCACGGACGATTGCCGGGCTACAAAGAAATGATGAGCATGCTCGGTTTCAAATCCAAGAATGCCGTTTTTAAGCTGATTAATAAGCTGGTAGATGAAGGAATTCTGAATAAAGACAGCAACGGTCGCATCAGTCTCAACTCCATTTTTGATGAAATCCCTTTACTCGGTTTGGTAGAAGCTGGTATTCCGGAAACGGCGGAAGAGATCCGGGGTGACACCATTAGTCTTGAAGATTTCTTGGTGGAGAATAAAGATTCTACTTATCTTCTGGAGGTTAAGGGTGATTCCATGATTGATGCTCATATTGAGGAAGGGGATATGGTACTGGTCGATCGCAAAGGTAAGCCAAAGGAAGGAGATATTGTTATCGCCGAAGTCGACGGAGGCTGGACTATGAAGTATCTGCGCCGCGACAGTCGAACCGGCAAGCACTATCTTCAGCCGGCTAATAAGAATTACCGCAATATTTATCCGGAATATGAGATGAAAATCGCCGCCATTGTTCGGGCAGTTATCAGAAAATATTAA
- a CDS encoding peptidoglycan DD-metalloendopeptidase family protein, translating into MPFLKLNKKLLLVGFLILVAAGVLLVRLPLSTARADDVSDLQAQIDQRNANIAQLEKEIAQYQALADKTSAQAKTLQNAIATLQASQKKLDASIKVTQDKIAAANLDIQKLGIQITDKQQDIKTNQEVIAQALRSIQQTDSESLITSFLSRKNLGDFWNDVQNLITFQNRVRDRVQDLENTKAGLEKDQASTTAEKVNLQNYQNQLSDQEKVIAYNKQQQSKLLTETKNQEKIYQQTIAEKQAKKAAFEKELYDYESQLKFKLNPSSLPKAGSAVLSWPLDKIRITQLFGVTNASARLYVSGSHNGVDFAASVGTPVKAAADGTVEGAADTDLVCPGASFGRYVFIRHYDGLATTYGHLSVISVKEGQQVKRGEVIGYSGSTGYATGPHLHLSVYASAAVTMQNLPSKVCGNRIYRLPIAATNGYLDPMLYLPAYSGPTQ; encoded by the coding sequence ATGCCATTTCTAAAATTAAATAAAAAATTATTACTTGTCGGCTTCCTCATTCTAGTGGCGGCAGGCGTTTTGTTAGTCCGCCTGCCGCTCTCCACTGCCCGTGCCGACGATGTCTCCGACCTTCAAGCTCAAATCGATCAGCGTAACGCCAATATCGCTCAACTGGAAAAAGAAATTGCTCAATATCAGGCCTTGGCCGACAAGACCAGCGCTCAAGCCAAGACTTTGCAAAATGCTATCGCCACTTTGCAAGCCAGTCAGAAAAAACTCGACGCCAGCATTAAAGTAACTCAAGATAAAATCGCCGCGGCTAACTTGGATATTCAAAAACTGGGAATTCAAATTACTGATAAACAGCAGGATATTAAAACAAATCAGGAAGTCATTGCCCAGGCCCTACGTAGCATTCAGCAAACTGATTCTGAAAGTCTTATTACTTCTTTTCTTAGCCGGAAAAATTTAGGTGATTTTTGGAATGATGTTCAAAATCTCATCACCTTTCAAAATCGGGTACGAGATAGAGTGCAAGATCTAGAGAATACCAAAGCCGGGCTGGAGAAGGATCAAGCGTCCACCACCGCTGAAAAAGTAAATCTTCAGAATTATCAGAATCAGTTAAGCGATCAGGAAAAAGTAATCGCTTATAACAAACAGCAGCAGTCAAAACTTCTGACCGAAACTAAAAATCAGGAAAAAATTTATCAGCAGACGATTGCCGAGAAGCAGGCAAAAAAAGCGGCCTTTGAAAAAGAGCTTTACGATTACGAGTCGCAATTGAAGTTTAAATTAAATCCGAGCAGCTTGCCAAAAGCCGGGTCGGCCGTGCTTTCCTGGCCTCTTGATAAGATCCGAATCACTCAATTATTCGGCGTCACTAACGCTTCGGCTCGATTGTACGTTTCCGGCTCTCACAACGGTGTAGATTTTGCCGCCAGTGTCGGCACCCCGGTGAAAGCAGCGGCTGACGGTACAGTAGAAGGCGCGGCTGATACGGATTTAGTTTGTCCGGGGGCTTCATTCGGTCGTTACGTTTTTATTCGCCATTATGATGGTCTAGCCACCACTTACGGTCACCTTTCAGTCATCTCCGTGAAGGAGGGTCAGCAAGTAAAAAGAGGAGAGGTTATTGGTTACAGCGGCTCAACAGGTTACGCTACCGGTCCTCACCTTCATTTGAGTGTGTACGCTTCAGCTGCTGTCACCATGCAAAATCTTCCCAGCAAAGTCTGCGGCAACCGTATTTATCGTTTACCAATCGCCGCTACTAACGGCTATTTAGATCCAATGTTATATCTGCCAGCATATAGCGGTCCAACGCAATAA
- a CDS encoding VOC family protein: protein MAVHPEVKIGHVHLKVADLDRALKFYRDLLGFEVTARYGAGAVFLSAGGYHHHIGLNTWESLGGTPPAAGHTGLYHFAILYPSRKELATVLQKLIEADYPLTGASDHGVSEAIYLNDPDGNGVELYVDRPRSEWKVKNDGEVEMITEPLDLEDLLKTLD, encoded by the coding sequence ATGGCTGTTCATCCAGAAGTAAAGATCGGTCACGTCCATTTAAAGGTGGCCGATCTTGATAGAGCCTTGAAATTTTATAGAGATCTTCTGGGCTTTGAGGTGACTGCTCGGTATGGCGCCGGAGCGGTTTTTCTTTCGGCCGGAGGCTATCACCACCACATTGGTTTAAATACTTGGGAAAGTCTGGGAGGAACTCCGCCAGCAGCAGGTCACACAGGCTTGTATCACTTTGCGATTTTGTATCCAAGTCGAAAAGAGCTGGCCACAGTCTTGCAGAAATTAATTGAAGCTGATTATCCATTGACTGGCGCTTCCGATCATGGTGTTTCCGAAGCTATTTATCTCAATGATCCTGATGGTAATGGGGTGGAACTTTATGTTGATCGACCTCGTTCAGAATGGAAAGTTAAAAATGATGGGGAAGTGGAAATGATTACCGAGCCTCTCGATTTGGAAGATTTGCTTAAGACTTTGGATTAA
- the gltX gene encoding glutamate--tRNA ligase, with product MEQTNKPKIITRFPPSPTGFLHIGRARTALFNFLFTRKNGGEMVFRLEDTDKERSKSEFEQDIVESLKWLGISYDQGPFRQSERTGEYQKYLKRLLESGAAYKSIEPKKENPTENIEVVRFKNPNKKIKWNDLIRGEVEFDTTDLKDFVIARTIDDPLYHLTVVVDDFEMGITHVLRGEDHISNTPRQILIQEAIGAPRPVYAHIPLILAPDRSKLSGRHGAVSVTEYRAMGYLPEALVNYLALLGWNPGTEQEIFSMEELIGEFDIGAVQKGGAIFDLVKLKWINKEHIKLMPEEGFAEEVKKWLPEEIKEAAKFSTVFPKILPLLRERISTFGELKEMAEAGEIQYFFEPPQYDPQSLLCPPKQRKGQELELGALKPILEALKGLLEPLLDNFDRNFIKDTIWPYAEKQGRAVVLWAMRYALSGRDKSPDPFTLAEILGKDETLRRLDNAISKIK from the coding sequence ATGGAGCAAACTAATAAACCGAAAATTATCACTCGTTTTCCACCGAGTCCGACCGGTTTTCTTCATATTGGTCGGGCTCGTACCGCTCTTTTTAATTTTTTATTTACCCGGAAAAACGGCGGAGAAATGGTTTTCCGATTGGAAGATACCGACAAGGAAAGATCCAAAAGCGAATTCGAGCAGGATATTGTTGAAAGTTTAAAGTGGCTGGGTATTTCATATGATCAAGGCCCTTTTAGGCAATCAGAGAGGACGGGAGAATATCAAAAATATTTAAAGAGGCTTCTGGAAAGTGGAGCAGCTTATAAATCAATAGAACCCAAAAAAGAAAATCCCACTGAAAATATAGAAGTGGTGCGCTTCAAGAATCCAAATAAGAAAATTAAATGGAATGATTTAATTCGCGGCGAAGTTGAGTTTGATACAACGGATTTGAAGGATTTTGTCATTGCCCGAACTATCGATGATCCGCTTTATCATCTGACAGTGGTAGTAGATGACTTTGAAATGGGAATTACCCACGTCCTTCGGGGTGAGGATCATATTTCAAATACACCGCGCCAGATTTTAATTCAGGAAGCGATTGGGGCGCCACGACCAGTGTATGCTCACATTCCTCTAATTCTGGCGCCGGATCGTTCAAAACTTTCAGGCCGACACGGAGCAGTCAGTGTGACAGAGTATCGCGCGATGGGGTATCTACCGGAGGCTTTAGTTAATTATCTGGCGTTACTTGGCTGGAATCCGGGGACAGAGCAAGAAATTTTTTCAATGGAAGAATTGATTGGTGAGTTTGATATCGGAGCGGTTCAGAAAGGTGGCGCCATTTTTGATTTGGTGAAATTAAAATGGATTAATAAGGAACATATTAAGTTGATGCCGGAGGAAGGGTTTGCTGAGGAAGTAAAGAAGTGGCTGCCGGAAGAAATTAAAGAGGCGGCAAAATTTTCGACTGTTTTTCCGAAAATTTTGCCTCTCCTTCGAGAGCGTATTTCTACTTTTGGAGAGCTTAAAGAAATGGCCGAAGCGGGTGAAATTCAGTACTTTTTTGAGCCGCCTCAATATGACCCTCAAAGTCTCCTTTGTCCGCCTAAACAGCGAAAGGGTCAGGAGCTGGAATTAGGGGCCTTAAAACCGATTTTAGAGGCTTTAAAGGGCTTATTAGAGCCACTTTTAGACAATTTTGACCGAAATTTTATAAAGGATACAATTTGGCCATACGCGGAAAAGCAGGGTAGAGCGGTAGTCCTTTGGGCCATGCGATATGCATTAAGCGGCCGCGACAAATCGCCCGATCCTTTCACCTTGGCCGAGATTCTCGGCAAAGACGAAACCTTGAGACGTTTAGATAATGCCATTTCTAAAATTAAATAA
- a CDS encoding replication-associated recombination protein A encodes MEPLASRIRPRSLKEFIGQSHLVGRGKSLAIAIKEKHLFSFILWGPPGVGKTTLAKIYADALDVEFHHLSAVSAGKDDIKQLVGKGNLLSKPKLLFLDEIHRFNKAQQDFLLPYVESGEITLIGATTENPSFEVIPALLSRCRVFVLNELTDAEMSKIIDRTGLKLSKDSKEWLIGMANGDARQAITMLEAVSKLYDEITPKTLAETLQSKFLRFDKKGEEHYNTISAFIKSMRASQPDAALYYLARMIESGEDPKFIARRMVIFASEDIGQANPTSLVVANEVFKAVEIIGLPECAINLADGTVYLCRQPKSKASYEAFGRAMEDAKKFGNLPIPLKIRNAPTKLMKDLGYHKGYERYSKEDLLPEKLKGKKYYKNDKSKL; translated from the coding sequence ATGGAGCCTTTAGCCTCGCGTATTAGGCCTCGGAGTTTGAAGGAATTTATCGGTCAATCTCACTTAGTGGGCCGCGGAAAGTCTTTGGCTATTGCTATTAAAGAGAAGCATCTTTTTTCTTTTATTTTGTGGGGACCGCCGGGGGTCGGAAAAACTACTCTGGCTAAAATTTATGCTGACGCTCTAGATGTGGAGTTTCATCATCTCTCGGCTGTCTCGGCCGGCAAAGATGACATTAAGCAATTGGTGGGGAAGGGTAATCTCCTTTCCAAACCGAAGTTGCTTTTTCTCGATGAGATACATCGTTTTAACAAAGCCCAGCAGGATTTTTTGTTGCCTTACGTAGAAAGTGGCGAAATTACTTTAATCGGAGCCACCACAGAAAATCCGAGTTTTGAAGTTATTCCGGCTTTGCTTAGTCGCTGTCGGGTATTTGTCCTAAATGAGTTGACTGATGCGGAGATGTCTAAAATTATTGATCGAACCGGCCTGAAGCTTTCTAAAGATTCAAAAGAGTGGCTAATTGGTATGGCCAATGGTGATGCCCGACAGGCCATTACTATGCTTGAAGCCGTTTCGAAACTTTATGATGAAATTACTCCCAAGACTCTGGCGGAAACTTTGCAGAGCAAATTTTTGCGTTTTGATAAGAAAGGAGAAGAGCATTACAACACTATAAGTGCTTTCATTAAAAGTATGCGCGCCAGTCAACCGGACGCGGCGCTATATTATCTGGCCAGAATGATTGAGAGCGGAGAGGATCCAAAATTTATTGCTCGCAGAATGGTTATCTTTGCCTCGGAAGATATCGGACAGGCTAACCCAACCTCCTTAGTAGTGGCCAATGAAGTGTTTAAGGCGGTTGAGATAATTGGATTACCGGAATGCGCCATTAACTTGGCTGACGGCACGGTTTATTTGTGCCGTCAGCCAAAATCGAAGGCCTCTTACGAGGCCTTCGGCCGCGCCATGGAAGATGCCAAAAAATTCGGCAATCTTCCAATTCCACTAAAGATTCGCAATGCTCCCACCAAACTGATGAAAGATCTCGGCTATCACAAAGGATATGAACGCTACAGCAAAGAAGACCTTCTTCCGGAAAAATTAAAAGGGAAGAAGTATTATAAAAATGATAAGAGTAAGTTATAA
- the asnB gene encoding asparagine synthase (glutamine-hydrolyzing), producing the protein MCGIAGIVGQSTPNKEKIIREMVERIRHRGPDGDGFYDGEKASIGMRRLSIIDLSTGDQPIWNETKDIGIVFNGEIYNYKILREELLQQNHILKTHSDTETLVHLYEQHGPEMLLKLRGMFTFAIYDKRKEELFVARDYFGIKPLYYFFDDWKLKAFGSEIKSILLHPDFKPELNEKAIFNYLSYQYNPFKETFFRRIHKLLPGHYLRIDLNDQSIKEEKYWGYQFREKNIDEEKLKREVREGIEDSVRAHMIADVPVGAFLSGGIDSAVIVAMMSKVRKETGDNLKTFTIGFNEVSEQSEAKVMADLLGTEHTEISVNSEEYFREMPKIVWHFDEPVADPSAVALYFLAREARRHVKVVLSGEGSDELFGGYNIYREPFALAYAKWLPKSLIRFFANLPFDFYGRNYLQRVLLPIRERYIGNAYVFHPAEIEKLWKSNPNEKFNLNPLYDQVKTQTDSAKMQFIDIHTWLPGDILAKADKMTMANSLELRVPFLDVEIAKISGRIPEELKYKNGKTKYILREAFEGILPKATADRKKLGFPTPIRAWLKDPKKAEVILKTITDNEYISAKFSLKYIKELSENHLNRKEDNARKLYLLYMLALWYNVFIKNDAH; encoded by the coding sequence ATGTGCGGGATTGCCGGAATAGTCGGACAAAGTACGCCGAATAAGGAAAAAATTATTCGGGAAATGGTTGAAAGAATTCGTCATCGCGGACCCGATGGCGATGGTTTTTATGACGGAGAGAAAGCTTCCATTGGCATGCGGCGCCTTAGTATTATTGACCTATCCACCGGAGACCAGCCGATTTGGAACGAAACTAAAGATATTGGCATCGTTTTTAACGGTGAAATCTACAATTATAAAATTCTTCGAGAAGAACTCCTTCAGCAAAACCACATTCTAAAGACTCACAGCGATACAGAAACACTGGTTCATTTATATGAGCAACACGGACCGGAGATGCTTTTAAAGTTGCGCGGAATGTTTACTTTCGCCATTTATGACAAAAGAAAGGAGGAACTTTTCGTGGCACGGGATTATTTTGGTATCAAACCTCTCTACTATTTCTTTGACGACTGGAAGCTGAAAGCTTTCGGCTCGGAAATTAAATCGATCCTGCTTCATCCGGATTTCAAGCCGGAATTAAATGAGAAAGCTATTTTTAATTATCTTTCATACCAATACAATCCGTTTAAAGAAACTTTTTTTCGGCGAATTCATAAACTTTTGCCCGGTCACTATTTGCGAATTGATTTAAATGATCAGAGTATTAAAGAAGAGAAATACTGGGGCTACCAGTTTCGAGAAAAAAATATCGATGAGGAGAAATTGAAGCGGGAAGTCCGAGAGGGAATTGAAGATTCGGTGCGAGCGCATATGATTGCCGATGTACCGGTTGGTGCTTTTCTTTCTGGAGGAATTGATAGCGCCGTCATTGTCGCCATGATGAGTAAAGTCAGAAAAGAAACCGGCGACAATCTGAAGACCTTCACTATTGGGTTCAACGAAGTCAGTGAGCAGAGCGAAGCTAAAGTGATGGCTGATCTTCTGGGGACGGAACATACGGAAATCAGCGTTAATTCAGAAGAATATTTTAGAGAGATGCCAAAAATTGTCTGGCATTTTGATGAGCCTGTAGCCGATCCTTCGGCAGTAGCGCTTTATTTTTTGGCCAGAGAAGCCCGAAGGCACGTTAAAGTAGTGCTTAGTGGCGAGGGAAGCGACGAGCTTTTCGGCGGCTACAACATTTATCGCGAGCCTTTTGCTCTGGCGTATGCCAAATGGCTCCCAAAATCTTTGATTAGATTCTTCGCCAATCTGCCTTTTGATTTCTATGGACGCAATTATCTTCAACGTGTTCTTCTGCCAATTAGAGAGCGCTATATCGGCAACGCCTACGTTTTCCATCCGGCTGAAATAGAAAAACTTTGGAAAAGTAATCCGAACGAAAAGTTCAACCTCAACCCACTTTACGATCAGGTCAAAACCCAGACTGATTCAGCCAAAATGCAGTTCATTGATATTCACACCTGGCTCCCAGGCGACATTCTGGCCAAGGCGGACAAAATGACTATGGCCAATTCTCTGGAGCTGCGAGTGCCGTTTTTGGATGTGGAAATTGCTAAAATTTCTGGCCGCATTCCAGAAGAATTGAAATATAAAAATGGTAAAACCAAATACATTCTGCGCGAAGCTTTTGAAGGGATCTTACCTAAGGCCACGGCTGATCGTAAGAAGCTTGGTTTTCCCACCCCAATTCGCGCTTGGCTAAAAGATCCGAAAAAAGCCGAAGTTATTTTAAAAACGATTACCGATAATGAATATATCAGTGCTAAATTCAGTTTGAAATATATTAAGGAACTTTCTGAAAATCATCTTAATCGAAAAGAGGACAATGCCCGCAAACTCTATCTCTTATACATGCTGGCCCTTTGGTATAATGTCTTTATCAAAAATGACGCACACTAA
- the murG gene encoding undecaprenyldiphospho-muramoylpentapeptide beta-N-acetylglucosaminyltransferase: MKIVFCGGGTGGHFYPLIAVAEELRAVMREEKLLEAQIYYLAPVPYSSKILFDHDITYKKIEAGKVRRYRSILNFFDLFKTGWGVIRALWKVFWIYPDVVFGKGGYMSFPVLFAAKLLKIPVIIHESDTVPGKVNLWAGKFARAIAISYPETASYFPKDKTVYTGNPIRKEIMIPATEGSFEFLNLQREVPTILILGGSQGAKIINERLLDCLAPLVENFQVIHQTGRKNIEEVKGRAKVILEKRPHPERYKPFDYLNDLALRMAAGASKLVISRSGSTLFEIAAWGLPSIMIPIPEKVSHDQRENAYAYARSGAAVVIEQENLTPEIMLSEIKRIMTNPEIYQKMQKAAKDFAKLDAAKKIAQEIIALGLEHQN, encoded by the coding sequence ATGAAAATTGTTTTCTGTGGTGGAGGGACGGGCGGACATTTCTATCCACTAATTGCCGTGGCCGAGGAATTGCGAGCTGTAATGCGCGAAGAGAAATTGCTGGAAGCCCAAATATATTATTTAGCGCCGGTTCCGTATTCGAGTAAAATTCTTTTTGATCACGACATCACTTACAAGAAAATTGAGGCTGGTAAGGTCCGCCGCTACCGATCCATTTTAAATTTTTTCGACCTATTTAAAACCGGCTGGGGAGTAATACGCGCTTTATGGAAAGTCTTTTGGATTTATCCGGATGTGGTTTTTGGCAAAGGTGGTTACATGAGTTTTCCGGTGCTTTTCGCCGCCAAACTTTTGAAAATTCCAGTAATTATTCACGAGTCCGATACGGTTCCGGGTAAAGTAAACCTCTGGGCTGGTAAGTTTGCCAGAGCCATTGCTATTTCGTATCCGGAAACAGCCAGTTATTTTCCAAAAGACAAAACGGTTTATACCGGCAATCCTATTCGCAAGGAAATTATGATTCCGGCCACAGAAGGATCATTTGAGTTTCTGAATCTTCAAAGAGAAGTTCCGACAATTTTAATTCTGGGCGGCTCGCAGGGCGCAAAAATCATTAACGAAAGATTACTCGATTGTCTGGCGCCGTTAGTAGAAAACTTTCAGGTTATTCACCAAACCGGTCGTAAAAATATTGAAGAAGTGAAAGGGCGGGCCAAAGTCATCTTGGAGAAACGACCGCACCCGGAAAGATATAAACCTTTTGATTATCTAAATGATTTGGCTCTACGAATGGCGGCCGGTGCCAGTAAATTGGTAATTTCTCGCAGCGGTTCCACTTTATTTGAAATTGCCGCCTGGGGGTTGCCCAGCATCATGATCCCTATTCCGGAAAAAGTTAGTCATGATCAACGCGAAAATGCTTATGCGTATGCCAGAAGTGGAGCGGCGGTGGTGATTGAGCAGGAGAATCTGACACCGGAAATTATGCTTTCCGAGATAAAAAGAATTATGACTAATCCGGAAATTTATCAGAAAATGCAGAAGGCGGCTAAAGATTTTGCCAAACTGGACGCAGCCAAGAAAATTGCCCAAGAAATCATTGCCTTGGGATTGGAACACCAGAACTAG